Proteins encoded together in one Prunus dulcis chromosome 3, ALMONDv2, whole genome shotgun sequence window:
- the LOC117620566 gene encoding cystinosin homolog isoform X2: MASWNSLQLEITYRVMGWMAFTCWSVGFYPQVILNFRRKSFDFVVLNLTKHSSYLIYNATLYFSSAVQKQYWEKYGSGQMIPVAVNDVAFSAHAVLITAIILFQIAIYDRGTQKVSKIAIGIVVAVWLGAAVCFFVALPTHSWLWLINIFNSIQVFMTVVKYTPQAFMNFMRKSTDGFSIGFYLLDFSGGVTNYAQMAVLSIDQDSWVNFFGNMGKVLLSLISISFDILFMCQRFLLYPAKKAPIPPPPPQITSKGSLEPLLQSSSSASPTHTV; this comes from the exons atggCGTCGTGGAATTCACTTCAGCTGGAAATCACATACAGAGTTATGGGATGGATGGCTTTCACATGTTGGTCCGTCGGCTTCTACCCACAAGTAATATTGAATTTCCGCCGGAAAAG CTTCGATTTCGTGGTGCTGAATTTGACAAAGCATTCTTCCTATCTCATTTACAACGCCACCCTCTACTTCAGCTCCGCAGTTCAAAAGCAGTACTGGGAGAAATACGGCTCCGGACAG ATGATCCCTGTAGCAGTAAATGATGTTGCTTTCTCAGCTCACGCTGTTTTAATTACAGCAATTATTCTGTTCCAAATTGCAATTTACGAC CGAGGAACTCAGAAGGTGTCCAAGATTGCCATCGGAATTGTCGTTGCCGTGTGGTTAGGCGCTGCAGTTTGTTTTTTCGTAGCTTTGCCAACCCATTCTTGGCTTTGGCTGATCAATATATTCAA CTCAATTCAAGTTTTCATGACAGTCGTCAAATATACTCCCCAG GCATTCATGAACTTCATGCGGAAGAGCACAGATGGATTCAGCATTGGCTTTTACTTGCTTGATTTTTCTGGAGGGGTCACAAATTATGCACAAATGGCTGTGCTTTCTATAGATCAAG ATTCTTGGGTGAACTTTTTTGGAAATATGGGGAAAGTACTGCTCTCTTTG ATATCTATATCCTTTGACATTCTCTTCATGTGTCAACGCTTCCTGCTGTATCCTGCCAAGAAAGCACCCatccctcctcctcctcctcaaatCACCAGCAAGGGGAGCTTGGAGCCACTTCTCCAGTCTTCTTCATCAGCATCACCCACTCACACTGTCTGA
- the LOC117620567 gene encoding cystinosin homolog, with translation MASWNSIPLEIKYEVLGWAAFISWSISFYPQVILNFRRKSVVGLNFDFVVLNLTKHSSYLIYNATLYFSSAVQKQYFEKYGLGQMIPVAANDVAFSIHAVLLTAITLYQIAIYERGNQKVSKISIGIVAAVWLGAAVCVFLALPSHSWLWLISIFNSIQVFMTVIKYIPQAVMNFLRKSTDGFSIGNILLDFSGGVANYAQMAVQSIDQGSWVNFYGNIGKTLLSLISIFFDLLFMGQHYVLYRGKRAVITPKIISKESSEPLVKSSDDPVLENV, from the exons ATGGCTTCGTGGAATTCGATTCCGCTGGAAATCAAATACGAAGTTCTGGGATGGGCGGCGTTCATAAGTTGGTCCATCAGCTTCTACCCACAAGTCATCTTGAATTTCCGGAGGAAAAG TGTTGTGGGGTTGAACTTCGATTTCGTGGTGCTGAATTTAACAAAGCACTCCTCCTATCTCATCTACAACGCCACTCTCTACTTCAGCTCCGCCGTTCAAAAGCAGTACTTTGAGAAGTACGGCTTAGGACAG ATGATACCTGTTGCAGCAAATGATGTTGCTTTCTCTATTCATGCTGTTTTACTGACAGCAATTACCCTGTACCAAATTGCAATCTATGAA CGTGGAAATCAGAAGGTCTCCAAGATTTCCATTGGAATTGTTGCTGCCGTGTGGTTAGGTGCTGCAGTTTGTGTTTTCTTAGCTTTGCCAAGTCATTCTTGGCTTTGGTTGATTTCTATTTTCAA CTCGATTCAAGTTTTTATGACAGTCATCAAATATATTCCCCAG GCGGTCATGAACTTCCTGCGAAAGAGCACAGATGGATTCAGTATTGGCAACATTTTACTTGATTTTTCCGGAGGAGTGGCAAATTATGCACAAATGGCTGTGCAATCTATAGATCAAG GTTCTTGGGTGAACTTTTATGGAAATATAGGGAAGACACTGCTGTCTTTG ATATCTATATTCTTTGACCTTCTATTCATGGGTCAACATTACGTGCTGTATCGTGGCAAGAGAGCAGTGATCACCCCCAAAATCATCAGCAAGGAGAGCTCGGAGCCACTAGTCAAGTCATCTGATGACCCAGTTTTGGAAAATGTATAA
- the LOC117620566 gene encoding cystinosin homolog isoform X1, which produces MASWNSLQLEITYRVMGWMAFTCWSVGFYPQVILNFRRKSVVGLSFDFVVLNLTKHSSYLIYNATLYFSSAVQKQYWEKYGSGQMIPVAVNDVAFSAHAVLITAIILFQIAIYDRGTQKVSKIAIGIVVAVWLGAAVCFFVALPTHSWLWLINIFNSIQVFMTVVKYTPQAFMNFMRKSTDGFSIGFYLLDFSGGVTNYAQMAVLSIDQDSWVNFFGNMGKVLLSLISISFDILFMCQRFLLYPAKKAPIPPPPPQITSKGSLEPLLQSSSSASPTHTV; this is translated from the exons atggCGTCGTGGAATTCACTTCAGCTGGAAATCACATACAGAGTTATGGGATGGATGGCTTTCACATGTTGGTCCGTCGGCTTCTACCCACAAGTAATATTGAATTTCCGCCGGAAAAG CGTTGTGGGTTTGAGCTTCGATTTCGTGGTGCTGAATTTGACAAAGCATTCTTCCTATCTCATTTACAACGCCACCCTCTACTTCAGCTCCGCAGTTCAAAAGCAGTACTGGGAGAAATACGGCTCCGGACAG ATGATCCCTGTAGCAGTAAATGATGTTGCTTTCTCAGCTCACGCTGTTTTAATTACAGCAATTATTCTGTTCCAAATTGCAATTTACGAC CGAGGAACTCAGAAGGTGTCCAAGATTGCCATCGGAATTGTCGTTGCCGTGTGGTTAGGCGCTGCAGTTTGTTTTTTCGTAGCTTTGCCAACCCATTCTTGGCTTTGGCTGATCAATATATTCAA CTCAATTCAAGTTTTCATGACAGTCGTCAAATATACTCCCCAG GCATTCATGAACTTCATGCGGAAGAGCACAGATGGATTCAGCATTGGCTTTTACTTGCTTGATTTTTCTGGAGGGGTCACAAATTATGCACAAATGGCTGTGCTTTCTATAGATCAAG ATTCTTGGGTGAACTTTTTTGGAAATATGGGGAAAGTACTGCTCTCTTTG ATATCTATATCCTTTGACATTCTCTTCATGTGTCAACGCTTCCTGCTGTATCCTGCCAAGAAAGCACCCatccctcctcctcctcctcaaatCACCAGCAAGGGGAGCTTGGAGCCACTTCTCCAGTCTTCTTCATCAGCATCACCCACTCACACTGTCTGA
- the LOC117620566 gene encoding cystinosin homolog isoform X3, whose protein sequence is MASWNSLQLEITYRVMGWMAFTCWSVGFYPQVILNFRRKSSAVQKQYWEKYGSGQMIPVAVNDVAFSAHAVLITAIILFQIAIYDRGTQKVSKIAIGIVVAVWLGAAVCFFVALPTHSWLWLINIFNSIQVFMTVVKYTPQAFMNFMRKSTDGFSIGFYLLDFSGGVTNYAQMAVLSIDQDSWVNFFGNMGKVLLSLISISFDILFMCQRFLLYPAKKAPIPPPPPQITSKGSLEPLLQSSSSASPTHTV, encoded by the exons atggCGTCGTGGAATTCACTTCAGCTGGAAATCACATACAGAGTTATGGGATGGATGGCTTTCACATGTTGGTCCGTCGGCTTCTACCCACAAGTAATATTGAATTTCCGCCGGAAAAG CTCCGCAGTTCAAAAGCAGTACTGGGAGAAATACGGCTCCGGACAG ATGATCCCTGTAGCAGTAAATGATGTTGCTTTCTCAGCTCACGCTGTTTTAATTACAGCAATTATTCTGTTCCAAATTGCAATTTACGAC CGAGGAACTCAGAAGGTGTCCAAGATTGCCATCGGAATTGTCGTTGCCGTGTGGTTAGGCGCTGCAGTTTGTTTTTTCGTAGCTTTGCCAACCCATTCTTGGCTTTGGCTGATCAATATATTCAA CTCAATTCAAGTTTTCATGACAGTCGTCAAATATACTCCCCAG GCATTCATGAACTTCATGCGGAAGAGCACAGATGGATTCAGCATTGGCTTTTACTTGCTTGATTTTTCTGGAGGGGTCACAAATTATGCACAAATGGCTGTGCTTTCTATAGATCAAG ATTCTTGGGTGAACTTTTTTGGAAATATGGGGAAAGTACTGCTCTCTTTG ATATCTATATCCTTTGACATTCTCTTCATGTGTCAACGCTTCCTGCTGTATCCTGCCAAGAAAGCACCCatccctcctcctcctcctcaaatCACCAGCAAGGGGAGCTTGGAGCCACTTCTCCAGTCTTCTTCATCAGCATCACCCACTCACACTGTCTGA